A genomic region of Miscanthus floridulus cultivar M001 chromosome 3, ASM1932011v1, whole genome shotgun sequence contains the following coding sequences:
- the LOC136543065 gene encoding uncharacterized protein, with protein MLCVYSCSSRSCSCVCVSCSLFSGVFQCSPAAFIAASGLTIGIGARVIGIRGGHGFTTATPRPYPAGHREGEGQRLQQQDADTHALSEPFSATPITHALRSRSRDARRPREMAIERIIREGSSSGNWPQLTRTNYSEWSLRMKLKMQHRPGGDGARACDQGNRQGSLGGHQDAPHRRRSRVEGDDAEPPRDGEAIEDFALRLTGIVQRLASLGDPEPDTKVVAKYLCIVCPRYKQLVISIETLLDISQLSIEEVTGRLKAADDVEPTPPQAAGGKLLLTEEQWLERYKKQDSGRGSSSSGGRGKRRGKPRGRGGNNSDGRGGPSSGRVGPDDVCKRCGKKGHWAQHCRGKLKTEKQAHVAQDDEPTLMFAYGAVSEGESPTLPLPPQAPLPLPNTPLRNIVELVEAKVFAAFDLTEDRDPKRWVLDIGATNHMTGSRGSFSDLDTGIVGTVRFGDGSVVKI; from the exons ATGCTCTGTGTGTACTCGTGTTCATCGCGTTCTTGTTCGTGTGTGTGCGTGAGTTGTTCTCTGTTCTCTGGCGTGTTCCAGTGTTCGCCGGCGGCGTTCATCGCTGCGTCGGGCCTAACAATTGGCATCGGAGCTAGGGTGATCGGGATTCGCGGCGGCCATGGTTTCACCACCGCGACCCCGAGGCCGTACCCCGCCGGGCACCGAGAAGGAGAGGGGCAGCGGCTCCAGCAACAAGACGCCGACACGCACGCCCTCTCCGAGCCGTTCTCCGCGACGCCGATCACGCACGCGCTTCGCTCGCGCTCCCGGGATGCACGCCGTCCGCGGGAGATGGCGATCGAGCGCATCATCCGGGAGGGAAGCAGCTCCGGCAACTGGCCGCAGCTGACAAGGACGAACTACAGCGAGTGGTCACTCCGCATGAAGCTGAAGATGCAG CACCGTCCCGGCGGAGATGGTGCCCGCGCTTGTGACCAAGGCAACCGCCAAGGAAGCCTGGGAGGCCATCAAGATGCTCCTCATCGGCGACGATCGCGTGTGGAAGGCGACGACGCAGAACCTCCGCGCGACGGAGAAGCGATCGAGGACTTCGCGCTCCGCCTGACGGGCATTGTCCAGCGGTTGGCATCACTAGGCGATCCTGAGCCGGACACCAAGGTCGTGGCGAAGTACCTGTGCATCGTCTGTCCCAGGTATAAGCAACTTGTCATCTCCATCGAGACCCTACTCGACATCTCGCAGCTCTCGATCGAGGAGGTCACCGGTAGGCTAAAGGCGGCGGACGACGTCGAACCCACGCCACCCCAAGCTGCCGGTGGCAAGCTGCTCCTCACGGAGGAGCAGTGGCTGGAGAGGTACAAGAAGCAAGACTCCGGTCGTGGAAGCTCGAGCTCCGGTGGCCGGGGCAAGCGCCGTGGGAAGCCGCGTGGTCGCGGCGGCAACAACTCCGATGGGCGTGGCGGACCGAGCTCAGGTCGCGTCGGCCCAGACGACGTGTGCAAGCGATGTGGCAAGAAAGGCCACTGGGCCCAGCACTGCCGCGGCAAGCTCAAGACGGAGAAACAGGCCCATGTGGCCCAAGATGATGAGCCCACACTCATGTTCGCCTACGGGGCCGTGAGCGAGGGCGAGTCGCCCACTTTGCCTCTTCCTCCCCAAGCGCCGCTGCCGCTCCCCAACACTCCACTGCGCAACATT GTCGAGCTCGTGGAGGCAAAAGTGTTCGCCGCCTTCGACTTGACGGAGGATCGGGACCCGAAGCGCTGGGTCCTGGACATCGGGGCTACAAACCACATGACTGGATCTCGTGGCTCCTTCTCCGACCTCGACACCGGCATCGTCGGCACGGTCCGCTTCGGTGACGGCTCTGTCGTTAAGATCTAG